TCCTTCTCCACCACGTCACGGCTGCCCATCATCGTGCGCGTGTCGGCAATGTCGATCGTGGCGTTCTCCAGATCGACGTCTTCTCACCGGAGGCCGCAGACGTCGGCCGGGCGGAGCCCCATCAGTGACAGGAGAAGCGCAGCGCAGAGACGCTCCCCTCTGATGCCATGAATGAACTTCTGGACCTCCTCGACATTCCAGGGCGGCACCTCCTCCTTGGTCTTGCGCTCTTGGTGACGCCAAGCAGCTGGCCCGGCACCGTCCGCGACCGCCTTCAGAGACGGCGGGAAGCACTGAGCCCCGCGCGAAGCGGGGCTCAGTTGACGGTGGGTCTCACGTGGGACGAGACCTCGACCCGGCCGGGCGGTCAGTCGATGAAGGAGAAGCGGCTGTTAGCGGCTGCGCTGCACGGCCATTGAATGAGGTCAGCGCCGTTGCCCCTGCTGGCGCCCTCAACGTTCAGGCACTTTCCGCTCTTCTTGTTCTTGAGCTGGAGCGTGCCGTCCGAATAGCCTTGCAGGTACCACAGACCGTTCGCCTGCTCGTTGCACGGCCACTGCACGACCTTGGCCCCGTTGGCGGTACTCCCGCCCTTGACGTTCATGCACTTCTTGCTGTGGTAGTTCTTGACCTGGACCGTGCCGTCGCTGGCCGCGTAGAACCCCCACCAGAGGTTTCCCTGCGAAGCACATGACCACTGGTCGAGCTGTACGCCGTTCCCGGTGTTCCACCCCGGCAGGTCGGCGCACTTCCCGGAGTGCACGAACTTCATGTAGCCCCAGCCGTCACCGGCCTGGGCCGAGTACTGCTG
The window above is part of the Streptomyces venezuelae genome. Proteins encoded here:
- a CDS encoding RICIN domain-containing protein, giving the protein MEIAPERPVRTDRNTGRNMLSLQRAGIAASAVLAGLAATVLPAGAATAQDSPVERRSVGQQYSAQAGDGWGYMKFVHSGKCADLPGWNTGNGVQLDQWSCASQGNLWWGFYAASDGTVQVKNYHSKKCMNVKGGSTANGAKVVQWPCNEQANGLWYLQGYSDGTLQLKNKKSGKCLNVEGASRGNGADLIQWPCSAAANSRFSFID